From Tursiops truncatus isolate mTurTru1 chromosome 13, mTurTru1.mat.Y, whole genome shotgun sequence:
TGAATGAAGGCTGCCTACACCGCCTATCGATGCCTCACCAAAGACCTAGAAGGCTGCGCCATGAACCCGGAGCTGACAATGGAAAGTCTGGGCACTTTGCACGGGCCGGCCGGCGGCGGCAGCGgtgggggcggcggcgggggcggcgggggcggcggcgggggcccGGGCCATGAGCAGGAGCTGCTGGCCAGCACCAGCCCTCACCACGCGGGCCGCGGCGCCGCTGGCTCGCTGCGgggcccgccgccgccgccgccgccgccgccgccgccaacgGCGCACCAGGAGCTGGGCacggcggcagcggcggcagcagcggcgtCGCGCTCGGCCATGGTCACTAGCATGGCCTCGATCCTGGACGGTGGCGACTACCGGCCCGAGCTCTCCATCCCGCTCCATCATGCCATGAGCATGTCCTGCGACTCGTCCCCGCCCGGCATGGGCATGAGCAACACCTACACCACGCTGACGCCTCTCCAGCCGCTGCCGCCCATCTCCACCGTGTCGGACAAGTTCCACCACCCGCACCCgcaccctcaccaccaccaccaccaccaccaccaccaccagcgcCTGTCGGGCAACGTCAGCGGCAGCTTCACCCTCATGCGCGACGAGCGAGGGCTCCCGACCATGAACAACCTCTACAGCCCCTACAAGGAGATGCCCGGCATGAGCCAGAGCCTGTCCCCGCTGGCCGCCACGCCGCTGGGCAACGGGCTGGGCGGCCTCCACAACGCGCAGCAGAGCCTGCCCAGCTACGGGCCCCCGGGCCACGACAAAATGCTCAGCCCCAACTTCGACGCGCACCACACTGCCATGCTGACCCGCGGTGAGCAACACCTGTCCCGCGGTCTGGGCACCCCGCCCGCGGCCATGATGTCTCACCTCAACGGCCTACACCACCCGGGCCACGCTCAGTCCCATGGGCCGGTGCTGGCGCCTAGCCGTGAGAGGCCACCCTCGTCCTCTTCGGGATCGCAGGTGGCCACATCAGGCCAGCTGGAGGAGATCAACACCAAAGAGGTGGCCCAGCGCATCACCGCCGAGCTGAAGCGCTACAGCATCCCACAGGCGATCTTCGCGCAGAGGGTGTTGTGCCGGTCTCAGGGGACTCTCTCCGACCTGCTCCGGAACCCCAAACCGTGGAGTAAACTCAAATCTGGCAGGGAGACCTTCCGCAGGATGTGGAAGTGGCTGCAGGAGCCCGAGTTCCAGCGCATGTCTGCCTTACGCCTGGCAGGTAAGCCCAGAGGGTCTCCTGGAGCCAGGGTGCTGGGAGAGGGCTCCGGGGTGCCTGTGGCCCCGGGTGAGGGCGCTTAGCCACATCTCTGGTTCTCGCCTCCTCTCCACACTTCCTATTTCTTCtctactttatttcttcttctgtttcctctttctcctctcttctttctgttctccctttctcttctcttccttcctccctccttgtcTCCTGGGCTTCCTGACCGGCCCCCACCCGCATTTTATTCACGCTTTGGTCAACGTGCCAACTCTGCCCTCTCCTTCCGACCTTACCCAGTTGTGGGAGTCGCGATGGGGGTGCACCGTGTCCGCTAGGAGCCCTCTCTTTCCAGGACTCACAGGAAAGGGGGATTGCCTTTATTGGAAACCCTGTGCACTTGAACTCTTGCTTAGACAATACATTTCCAAGCTTGCTTAGGCAATACGTTTCAGTTTTCCAAGCTGCCTGGTCTCCCTGTATGGAGGCAGTTGGTGGGCTGGGTTGGGGGAGCGGGAGGCAAACTTGTTTGGTCACTGACAAGAGTCACAGCCTTGCCCACGCGGAGAACGGGTGACCAGGGTACAACAGCGCTTCCCGAGCCCGTTTCCAGCCTTGACATTGGCACGGGGACTTTATGATCGAAAGAGCAGGCTGGGGCCAGGTCCCTTGTCACTGCCCACAGTGAAGGGAGGGTACAAGGACGAAGGTTGGGACTGCCACATCCACCTCTCTGGGAGGACGGGAGAGGAGCAACTAAGAGTAGAGAGCGTCCTGCCTCACTCGCCGGCCGCCCTTGCCCGGCTCCCAGCGTCTGCCAGGATTTGCCGAGGTTTGGGGCCTCCGGGAGAGACTGGGAGCTCGCGGGAAGAGGTGCAGAAAAAATTAAGATGCAGGTTAGTTAACGCATCTTGGCCGCGGGCTACAGGCTCCGCCTTTGCATTAAGCGGACGCTGATTGTGCGCGTAGCTCGGCGACGAGGAGGGCTTGCGGCCGGCGGGAGAGGACGGGTCGACGCATTGGTTACATTGTTCTGTAGCCGGCTTGGCTCTTTGTGCCTCCTCTAGCGGCAGAGCCGCGAGGTACAGCCCTCTATTGTTCTAGGAGCGCAGAAACCTCCTGCGTGGGCGGCGGGAACCAGAGAGAAAGGCGCAGCCGTGGCTGCGACTGGCACACAGTTGCGCGCTTTAGTGCGCACAGACCCAGCGCGGTGCGCGTGGCAATTGCGCTGCCCCCAGGACCCTGCCACGGGCCAAGAGGGGCAAAGTGTCCAGGCGCCCCACTGGGGAGGGCGCACGGTACCCGGACGCAGGCCGAGATGGGCAGCGTCTTTTGGATTGAGGCTGTCTCTCCCGATCGTCGGATTATCTGGCGGACAATTCGTGGTGGCAGTGATTTACATAGGTACGGGTAGTGGGTAGCGCGGGGTTCCGAGCCGCACACAACGCGCTTCCGGAGCTGTGAGCTCAGGCTTCCTCTCCGGCTCCCCGGGGCTATCCTCGCACCGCGGAGTCTGGCTTGTACGGTGCACTCTACTTACGCCGGACAGGGCTGGGGGGTGTGACAGGCAACGTGTTCGCCCAGGCTTGGGGAGGGAGCGTTTCCACTCTGACAGCCTCCGCCTTTGCCCGCTGTTGGAGGATTCGGATCTCCAGTCAGTAATCTCCCAGCAGTGTTGATctgaaaaggtaaagaaactagACCCGCCGCCAAGGGCTTCCCCACATCGGTGGACTCCAAATAGTTCTGCATGGATTTAGAAACCTACTTTATCTTTCTCCTCATTTAGCTTTTTACTCTTCATCCTCTCCTACAATTTTCTCTGATTGCTCTTGGTTCCTCTCAAAGATTAAGCAGTGAATAGAGATTATCCGTGAAAAACTGGAAGCTTACTGACAATTCCAAACAGTGTGGTACCCCTTTATCTTAGGCCCCTGAAAAGGCCTCTAGTCCCTCACGGGTGAGCTTCAGCAAGGGCTGGCTTCTTGGGCACAGGCAGCCGGAAGAAACTTGGCAGCCGGTCTTGGGGAGGGGGGACCAGGGTAAGGTAAAGGCAGGATGACAGCTATTCTAGTCAGGCTGATCTCAGAGCGCTGCCGCCCCCTCACGCCTGTCCCGAAAAagacagagatttttaaaacacgTGCCCTCTGCCAATGTATGTCTGAAAGTGATTTGGAAAGTAATGCTTTCCTGGCTAGCCGGTCTCAAGCATTTTTGCAACAGCATTTCTGGGATGGGGGAGAGTGTGGCATCCCTGGGGGACCCCAGTCCCACCACCCACCACGGGAGAGTCCCGGGGCCACTCCTCAGGGGCTGGCCTCAGGCAGCATCGGGGATTTTCAGAGCAGGAGCAAGAAAGCCCCCTCAGTGGGAGTCTGAAAGCCTCCTTCAGCGGCTGGGAATTTCCTGTGAGGGACCCCGCTTTGCTCAGGCATTCAAATGTGTGTCTGTTTTATTACCCAGAGTTGAAAAGGGACAAAAGCTTTAGCCTTTTTATCTGGCCATTCGATCAGCAACTACAAGTGTGTTGAGTGGTTATTATTACATAGgaagcttttcagtttggggTCAGTAGATCAGTCTCTTCAGACACTGATGCAGAAGCTGGGACTGGTATTATGTACTTGGAGCGCTAGGGGACAGGAGCAAATGGAGAAGAAAAGCTGAGCCCTTCTCCTCCAGGAGTATGGATCGGAATCTCGCCAGGACGCTGCCGAGGGCCCACACCGTTGAGCTCTGGGGGTTAAACAATCCCAGTGATTGTACAGGGCGGCTCTGCCTGACTCCCAGGCCCGAACCTCGCCGAGACCGACCAGCCCCCCATCTCATCGAGaccagctctttctctctctctctctcttttaatttcgctttctctttctcattttgggTCTTGCCAGAGGTAAGCAGATAGGAGTTTGAGGAACCGCAGAGTTAAGATGCCTGATTTGGGCCAGTGTCGGCAACCGCACCCTTAGGTGAAGTACACCCCCATCACAACAGAAGCGCCGACCGCCTCGGTGTATCCACAGCCCGGGATAGCATTgcaaaagggaagggagaagatggGGGAGCTCAGATTGCCTCAACAGTAGATTTCAGAGAAATGGGCTCCAAGTGCACGACTTCGTTCATAAAAGGTGGCGAGGGCCGAAACTGTTTGCAACCATGCGGGCTTCGGTCTCTTCCGTGGTCCCCGGATATGGCTCCGGCAGAGCAGTTTTTATTAACCCGGCAAGAGGCGGCGAGGACAAACTCCAGCGTGTTCAAGCACAAATCCTCAAGAGGCCTCTGAACTAAGCACACACGAACCAGGAGGGACCGAGAGAACCCAGGCAAGAAAGTGGATGGGCGCCTCGCGGAGGACGACCGAGGCCCCAGTGGCGGGAGTGGTTTCCTCCAACAActggaagacagagcagagaCCCTCCGACGACACACCCTGCCCAGGTTTCCGCCTTCTGTGAGCCGGGCTCCCGGGGCGGCCCGCCCCGAGCCTGCCTCGCGTCCCCGCGGCGAACAGACGCCCGGCCCTCCCCAGGCAGCAGCTCCCAGCGACCAGTCCGGAGCCACCTCTTGTTGAGGCAGCGGAGGGCCCTTAACCAACCCAACGGGATGTCGCCTGGGCCACCTGACGCCCGCGGCAGCGGAGCGTGGCCAGGGCACAACGCTGCGGCGCCTGCCAGGGGCACCACGTGCGTGCGCGGCTCCTTTTGGCGCCAGGGGACGTCCTCAGGCCACCCTAAGCCTAGGGACGGGGGCGGGGACCTCATCCGCAGAGACCCGCACCCCgactcccacccctccctctggTCAGCCTCTCGGCCGGGCTCAGCCGGTCTCTCCCGAAGGTTTAGTTCGGGATCCGAGCCGGAGAGGCCGGATGTACCACGTCGGTACGGAACACAAGATGTTTTCTCCTGCTGGTTGGTCGGATTAATAATTGAAAAGCTCACTACCATCCTTGCTTGGTCAAGTCCCCGGTGCCTCGAGCACACCTTCCCAACTCACATTAGGGTGGGCGGGAGCTGGGCCGAGCCGGCGGGACGCGAGGGGGGTTAGTGAGCGCGCGGGCGAGAAGTAGCCTGAGCCCACGGGCGCCCTCGATGCGAGAGGCTgcgcatttatttttattccaggcTTTCCACCATGTGGTTATGTCACTTTCTCAAACAAATGTGTATATGGAGGGAGATCGATGCTGATAATGTTTAGAAGATTAAAAGAGCATTAATGCTGGCAACAATAATGTTAACGTGTAGACCCAGATTTCATTGATCTGGAACTTGATCCGGCGCGTTTCCAGTAAGCCCGACGGCGCCCTCTTCCCAGCAGAGCGCTCGCCAGCGGCCTGGCTCCCCGGCGCTCCCGCCGCGCTGCTTCCGCAGCTGCAGGCGGGTTCTCGGGTCTGGCCGCTGCTTCACCCCGCGCGGCTCCAGCCCGCCGCTTCCTACTCGAGGTTTCCTGCTGTCGCCAGGCTGCCTGCCCTCTCCCCCGGTCCCCGCGCGCGCAACGCCGCTTTCTGCGCTCGCTGCCGCGGGCTCTGCGGGTCGTTCGGCGCCCGAGTCCTCTCGTGCTTAGCGTGCCTTCGCCTCTGCCCCGCGCGGCCCGCATCTGGTCCAGCAGGGCCGGGAGCAACTTCTTTCCTCCACGGAAACCATCCGGGAAATTTGGTCTCCTCTCCATATGCGGGAACGTCCAAGCCGAACTTTAGAAACGACGtctctaaagagaaaaacaaatatcaaatattaacgcatatatgtgggaacctagaaaaaatggtacagatgaacttccTTGCAAAGCAGAGCTAGAGACACAGACGTATAGAAACGACGTCTTTAAAGCTGCCTGCTAACCTCGCAGCTTCCTGTTCCGCGGATCGCTCCATCCTTGTTTTCGTTAAGAAAGAACATTCTCATTAAATGTTCCCATTCGCAGACTTTCTACGCTGGTGCATTAGTTGGACAGTTAAACGAGGCCCCAGTGACAATGGCCTGGGCTTCACCCCTCAGAATGGTCTGCTCTGGGCTAATTGGGTCACAACCAGAGAAGAATCTTGTTTCTTGCCCCGGCTGGTAAGAAACACCAGCCTGGGGAACTGCCCCGCCCCAgctccccttcccagcagctggAGAGATCTTCCCCTCTGAGACGCGGGACTCAGACCTGGCCCTAGTAGAGAGGTTTTCTCTGAGACACCTGCCTTGACGGGAAAAGAAAGAACTTCAGAGCTGTCCCTTCCCTCTGGCAGGAAGACCTCCACATCCTGCCAATGGCTCCTTTCGCCAAATGGCTTATTCTTCCAGAAGGAACACTAAGGtggatgaaggaaagaaagagctggGACGGTAGTGGGGGTGAGATAAGAACTAAATTGTTCGGgttttttgaaattataaattctCCAGTTTTAGAAATACTAAGCTTTTCCTTCAAGAGAAGGTTTCAACCTGGACGAAAAGgagtgttttccttccttctccaacaacgaaatgagaaaaaggaggaaggaaaggagagagaaaaaccccCAAATCTTGCGTTATTCTGCTTTGCCATGTGGCAAAGGGGAAGCAGTCATTTCTTTCTGTCCTCCCCAGCGATAGGGGTCGTCTTCCTTCCAGTGGGTTTCCTTAGAGAAGAGAGCTCTGATACAGCTCCTTGATTCCTAGTCCGAATGAGCCCTACCCCTCTTCTGAAAACCTACATTGAACTAGGTCCGGTGATCAGATACAGAAACCAAAAAGGGTGGCGAGGTTGCCTTTTGGTGAGGAAGACAGcgggcccctcccctccagctcccGGTGAAGGGCTCTTAGGTtctgggaggggcaggtggggttTTGGAGGGTGGAATCTTAGAGTCTCCTCCAACCCCATCTTAGAATCCTAAAACAGGGCTGGATTCCTGGTgaatggtgggggtggggcagaggggaaACTGAGCCGCCCAgattctctgtgtctctgagaGCGGCCCCACTTCTCTCCAGAGACACGTGTCTGCCCAGAGGTAACAGGGGACCCTGGGCAGGGTTTACCTTCTAGAGCTCCAGGCCTGAACCCTGAGGGGGAAAGAGGCTGCCTCTCCAGCTTTCTTCAATCCAGAATTTCACTTCAGGGTCGCCTCTTGGTTTTCTGGGCTCTAGAACCTGTTTCTAAAGGAAGATCAGACGAAGGGGGTTGAAGAGTTCTCAGGAAGAAGGTACTGGACGCCACCACACTATTGCTGGTGGCTGGTGTGGGTAGAGACTGTCTTGAGGGAAAGTGGTATCCTGTCGGGGGTATCCCTGGAGGAATGAAAACCTcagaggagaagcagagggaTTTAGTTTCTGGGCTCTTgccaaaggaaggaaaatgaggagggaataaatagaaataattgtCTGGATAAAGGGCCCTGGGGAAAAGGGTGAATATTGAGGAACCCTGGGCCTTAAACTTCATCTACAGATTCTGGATTATCCTTGTCCCCAACCCTCTCAGAGATCCTTGTTTTTCCTGACCTGGGGACAATTGCTTCCTCTGAGGGGATACTTTTCTTGGTGGGGAGAGACCACTATGAGGGAACCCAACAGGGACATCTATACTGTCAGGTACAGAGCCTGCTCAAGGTGGGCTGGGGGCCCATCAGCACCCCCTTTCATCACCCAGTCTGTCCCCCTAATGCACTTCAGTGCCTTTGGGAAAAGCTTGACTTTTGATTTCCAAGTTTCACTCCAGGTGAAGACCCTGAGAAGTGTACACAGGTTTTTGCAGGGGCAGGGCGGTAGCCTGGGTAGCTCAGCCCGTCTGAGGCATGGCAAGGCATGGAAGCAGGCTGCGGGCTGTGCACGCAGAGCTAGTCTCACTGGGGGAGAAGTGGACATTGTGGACATTGTTGTGAAAAACTGTCCAACACAAATTGTCCCAGAGGGAAGGGAGGCTCTGCGTTCCACCTTGGCGCCTCTCTCGCCATTTGAAGATCCATTACTCTTCTGTAGAAAGCAGACTTTGTTTGGGTTGGAAGCACACCTCCAATGTAATTTAATCAGCATTGGACTTTGGCTCATGTAAtcaaatatacatatactttctcctgcaggaagaaaaataatttctctgtaaCTGGTATTGACTTGAAGTCATGTAATCTCTGGAAAGCATCACGTTTTTAAAGGGAAAGGTAAAATTAAGGGGGAAAGAACCCACAGTTTCAGTGGTTTGCCTTGTAATAGCTAAGAGAGCCAGTTACCACCTAAGAAAGGACAGAAGGAGAATTCTAGAGCTGAAATGCATGGGCCGCTCCAATTGTAGGTATCCCACTCCAGCTTCCTCTGTGTAGTCAACCTCCCAGATCTATACTGGTAGGAAACAAGGTTGACTGGCTCACCAGATCCTAGGAATTTGGGCTTTATGTTTATGTTGGGTTGAGGCATCTTTGGAAGAGTCTGGAGCTCCattgctccatttttttctgtcctctttgGAGAGACCACAGGCGGCAGCAGCAGGATCCCAGTGGGCAGCAAGCCCACTCCACCCCCAGGGCCTTGAGCCTTAAGCTCTGCCCTAGAGCATCCCCCTAGAGCAAGCTTggactccccacccccagggcgaGGCTCTGGGCTTTACCCAGGTTGGGTCTGTTAGGGAATCTGTTGTAAACACAGATccattgatttgcatttgtcaGAGAGTAAAGTTAAACCAGTGAAAAGAGAAGCCCTTACCCTTTTATGCAGGGCCAGGGAAACCTTTCCTATTGATCCTATTGATCCAACCTTTCCCTTTAAGGAAACCACATAGTTAAAGACCCTCATTCAATAGATTTACCCTTTGCGCTTGCGATATTCCTTTAAGTGTTCTCATCTAGGATAGCTGGGCATTAAGCCCACACTCCAgaccaaacaaaaatgaaaagggggaaggaggggaggagtcAAGAGGCAGAATTGTGGGAAGTGAAACTGAATCAGACTGAAATGTGTAATGTCTTGGTTGGGgaatgtttttctcattcttctaAGATGACATGCAGGGATAAGGACAAAATAGATGCATTTAGCgatctcctcttttctcttctcttctctctctttccctccccccaaaacaaaatCTGTTTAGATGCTAGAGTAACAACATCACAGGAACATCAGCtactgtaaaattatttcaatcaAGCCACTAGCTTGGTTCATTTACAGTGGTTCACTTAAAGGCAGTGATACTTccacaaaaattattttggttcATTTGTAGCAAATTGGCAATAAAATTGTCCCCAGAAATGCAGTATTTTGGACTCTGTATATGAGCATGAACACTGAAGTCACTTTCAAAGAGAAGGGCTTGGAGTTGTGTGTCCTGATGGAAGTAGGTAGAAACCAGACCAGGAGTAGGGTACAACTTTTTCTTATTGAGCAGTGTAGATGGAACAGGAATTGCTAAATATTGCTCAGTACCCTTTGTGTttgcagaaatgaaaatgaaagtcgCCTTTGTTTCCAGAACTGTTGGCATGATccgttttatttcttccttgacccTTTTTGTTCTGTAAATAACAtccatttgtgattttttttttcaacatgttCCATGTGCTATTCCTAATTGGCTATCTCTTGGGTTGTGTTCAGACATTCATGTTTGTTTTATGtgattgaaaaatattaatgattCCTTAGGTGAGCTAATGTATTTATCTGCAGAGTGAGTTCAAAGGGCAGAGTTCAGCTATGGTTCAGGTTAATTGAACAGGAAGCAGTGAGCTTTCCAGTCTGTGTTGAACAAGGGACCAGTTCCTTAAAAGATCACACTCAGCAAACACACAATTTCAGTGTCTTCATCCTGGAGTCTGATGTAAGAGGCTCAGATCAACCTGGATTGCTTGTTTAAAAACCCAAAGCAAAGCACAGCAACTGCAGCAAAGCCTCCGAGTCCCCCTCAGGGAAGAAGAGTTTTCTCATTGGCTAATTGCTTTATTGGTAGCACTGACCTGCAGAGCAGCTGCAGGGGCCTGGATGAAGGCTTAGGCCTCAGAATAATGTGCTCCATTAGAACAGGGCAAGGCGTTTTTTGTTTACTCAATTGGAGCTCCCTGCAAAGTGCCATTAACGCCGGCCCAACCGCATGTGTGTTGCAAAAGGCAAAGGTCACGCCAGTCAGGCTGTAGGCACAGCCAGCTCTgccctggtgggagggagggcatcCTGTTGGCACTGCCCTCTTCAAGCTTCGCCCAGCCCCATGGGCCCCTCCAGGGCTCTGACCAAAGCAAGCACTTGCACAACTTGTTTGCATTTCCCAGTTGCTGAATCATGTTATTGATGATTACCCAGTTTTGATCTGAGCACCGTCAATCacacatgagaaaaaaatcctCCTACTGACCCTCTCTTTCTTATTTATGTTCCCTTCATCATTGTGTATTACAGTAAATAGAATTGTGGGAACGGTGCTTTTTAGCAGAGTGCTTGGATCAAGAGGAAGACAGACCTCCAAACCTGGCTAGGGGGTTGTTTAGCAGAAAGGAAgtttgaggtggaaccaggagcACAGTCAAGGCTTCTACCCAAAGCACCTTGAGCTAGAGTGCCACCTGCCAGGAGTCGTCTAACTGCAACAAGCCTTGCACCTCGAAGGCCCAGGCTCTTTTCTTCACTTTGTTCCTAGTGTCTGTGTCTCCATTCCCCACCCTACTGACCACTACCCGTATTTTCCTAGAAATTTCTTAGGGGACTTTCTCCTGGTCCTTTGGAACTCTAACCTCTGCCTCTCCGAATTCGTTGCCAAGGAGAAATCAGCGGTTTTGCTGTGATGGGTAAAGGTGTTTCGCCCACCCTGCACAGAGGTAATAGTCTCCTGCTTGAGAGATGAGGGGCAGAGAAGGCAAAAAATATctgtgggagagaagaggaatgGTTATGTATGTAAGAGAAACGGCTCAGTTGGTGGTGCCAGTGAGGGTGGTACAAACTGTAAGGTGCTCTGCAAAGGCAAAGTATTGTACGAAGGAGAGGGGGTGAGAGAATTACTATGGGCAGGGAGGACATCAGGAAAGAGATATGCCAGATCGGTGAGCCAGAGGTGGGCTCTGTGAAACCCCCTGGGAAGAGAAAAGGTGAACCAGCCATTTTGCAGTTCCAAAGAAGTAAACCAATGAGCTACACCTGGAGCCAAACTGTGGCGCTGGCTGTAGCTCTGTGGGCGGCAGCTGTTTCCAGACTTGCCTCACGTGGATCTGGGTCCGGAGCCCCTGACAGCCGGTCGCCTGTGCGTGGGTTGCTGCCTCCACGCCTCGATGCAGGCTTCAGCACCACGAACAGCGCCACGGAGGGCCCTGGCAGCCAGCGCGCCCAGTCCGGGTTCTGAGCAAGTTGGCATCTCACCCCAGAGAAGGGAGGTGGGTCCTCTACCGGGTTAAATCCGGGCAGGACCCCGATCAGTAGCTCCAGCTCTCTAGATCTCGGAGCCCCAGACAGAACAGGGCCTCAGATTTTCCTCCCCCGGCTCGTGGCTTCGTTTCTCTGTGGGAGGTCAGCGATAATAAAGGGAGAGGAGGCGATGGCGGTGAGAGGACAAAAGATGCTAAAGGACCCTTTCCTTTCCAAGAGGAAGAACATTACCTCTGTCGGGGGCGGAGGGATTGAAATGTTTTTCTCCATGTTCCTGGCTTCTGCAGGCGCTGACTGCTACTCTCAGCACGGTATTTCAGATTGAGGGTTTCCTTTCAAGGTTTACGGTCTGGCTGCCctacacacaaatatacaaaaacggat
This genomic window contains:
- the ONECUT2 gene encoding one cut domain family member 2, which encodes MKAAYTAYRCLTKDLEGCAMNPELTMESLGTLHGPAGGGSGGGGGGGGGGGGGGPGHEQELLASTSPHHAGRGAAGSLRGPPPPPPPPPPPTAHQELGTAAAAAAAASRSAMVTSMASILDGGDYRPELSIPLHHAMSMSCDSSPPGMGMSNTYTTLTPLQPLPPISTVSDKFHHPHPHPHHHHHHHHHHQRLSGNVSGSFTLMRDERGLPTMNNLYSPYKEMPGMSQSLSPLAATPLGNGLGGLHNAQQSLPSYGPPGHDKMLSPNFDAHHTAMLTRGEQHLSRGLGTPPAAMMSHLNGLHHPGHAQSHGPVLAPSRERPPSSSSGSQVATSGQLEEINTKEVAQRITAELKRYSIPQAIFAQRVLCRSQGTLSDLLRNPKPWSKLKSGRETFRRMWKWLQEPEFQRMSALRLAACKRKEQEPNKDRNNSQKKSRLVFTDLQRRTLFAIFKENKRPSKEMQITISQQLGLELTTVSNFFMNARRRSLEKWQDDLSTGGPSSASGTCTKA